A window from Haloplanus rubicundus encodes these proteins:
- a CDS encoding DUF6610 family protein produces the protein MVSSNTSSVESIGHGQLDLSTYLSPATLDTLEDRHRASGGEHSDHRTEIEADSNTEREREEDALPIEVARRAEYIGFLHRAPFATEAYALGFVTGAREDCRIQDRHLRNVDVPILMLDNDFNRPDLDRYLTRFREVDPEIGVVGDARTPEEAHTFVDAARELKSDYPDATIIIVPKCREAIDIVANADIPGESLVLGYAMGRSNIKAWHFSDIANWRGHRVHLLGASPTKQWRVIQELTQPNLTADPPADIIGLDWNGPQGIAYKGESWSRDGWQDADFLSIRGTVRRSLREMRAFWEERGVWPAEGKTPIERLEPAVKEPDDPIWAANGGDLSDPDPLGSPDEWAELVDYADEDGPYPIEQAIVVTYEGGRTLAYRTQTERDYVEYHEGLRGKIADKRT, from the coding sequence ATGGTGAGTTCCAATACCAGTTCAGTCGAGAGCATCGGCCACGGCCAACTCGACCTCTCCACGTACCTCTCGCCGGCGACTCTTGACACACTCGAGGACAGACACCGGGCCTCGGGAGGCGAGCATTCCGACCACCGGACCGAGATCGAGGCCGACAGCAACACCGAACGAGAACGCGAAGAGGACGCGCTTCCTATCGAAGTCGCTCGTCGTGCCGAGTACATCGGGTTCCTTCATCGAGCCCCGTTTGCGACTGAGGCATACGCCCTCGGATTCGTTACCGGCGCTCGCGAGGACTGTCGGATTCAGGATAGACATCTCCGCAACGTTGACGTCCCGATCCTCATGCTCGACAACGACTTCAATCGGCCCGACCTCGATCGGTATCTCACCCGCTTCCGTGAGGTTGACCCCGAAATCGGTGTCGTTGGCGATGCCCGCACTCCTGAGGAAGCACACACGTTTGTCGACGCCGCCCGCGAACTCAAATCTGACTACCCAGACGCGACCATCATCATCGTCCCGAAGTGTCGCGAGGCCATCGATATCGTCGCCAACGCTGATATCCCCGGGGAATCGCTCGTCCTCGGATACGCGATGGGGCGTTCAAACATCAAAGCGTGGCACTTCTCGGATATCGCCAACTGGCGCGGTCACCGTGTGCATCTCCTTGGAGCCAGCCCGACGAAGCAATGGCGCGTCATCCAGGAGCTCACCCAACCGAATCTCACAGCGGACCCGCCTGCGGACATCATCGGTCTCGATTGGAACGGCCCGCAGGGTATCGCCTACAAAGGCGAATCCTGGTCACGCGACGGGTGGCAAGACGCTGACTTCCTCAGCATCCGTGGGACTGTCCGTCGAAGCCTCCGTGAGATGCGAGCATTCTGGGAGGAACGTGGAGTGTGGCCGGCCGAGGGGAAGACGCCAATCGAACGCCTCGAGCCCGCCGTCAAAGAACCGGACGACCCGATCTGGGCTGCCAACGGAGGGGATCTCAGCGATCCCGATCCGCTTGGGTCACCCGATGAGTGGGCAGAACTTGTCGACTACGCGGACGAAGACGGGCCCTACCCCATCGAGCAGGCCATCGTCGTCACATACGAAGGCGGGCGCACACTTGCATATCGAACTCAGACAGAGCGCGACTACGTCGAATATCATGAAGGGCTCAGGGGCAAGATCGCGGATAAACGGACGTGA
- a CDS encoding XF1762 family protein: MIDSGEIVILETEFDSLAAYHAYRTYRDCDPRLVSPGGASSTGHLSLRAERGSRVRERVNGFLKHPDVAYQHDPVTTPFRIALTATYQDREVAMAVLGRPRGRHNADGRTVELYRFAAHPDRPANTGPWLLSRCCAWSRLEGYDRLLTYAGVQNNNVGTMYQAAGFELLGTTIADRSDWHSREGRAGGGRYRKWRYRYVLASHSIEARRPAGRVSPDQARLTDQNTPAGPACASARTLVQGELVQTREERLARRETTLITDARAFLDEYDCGESDDTAPLVACFAYRTPEDSLVAVLCLRDHSGEQNPRDNTEAVTLSTASVQTDALAYPVNVLRGLIADACEWARLHGYATVENYLTGNVATAAVEGIAGLEIDYDHLRDPSVEPSERASSSSSSPSVSSA; this comes from the coding sequence ATGATCGACTCCGGGGAGATCGTCATACTCGAGACGGAATTCGACTCCCTTGCCGCCTACCACGCCTATCGGACATACCGCGACTGTGACCCCCGTCTCGTCTCGCCCGGTGGTGCGTCGTCAACGGGGCACCTATCGCTCCGCGCTGAGCGTGGGTCCAGAGTCCGTGAGCGTGTCAACGGCTTCCTGAAGCACCCCGACGTCGCGTATCAGCACGACCCAGTGACCACGCCCTTCCGAATCGCACTCACTGCCACCTACCAGGACCGAGAGGTTGCGATGGCGGTCCTCGGACGCCCGCGGGGGCGACACAACGCCGACGGTCGGACGGTCGAACTGTATCGCTTCGCTGCCCACCCTGACCGGCCCGCGAATACCGGCCCGTGGCTCCTCTCACGCTGTTGTGCGTGGAGTCGCCTGGAAGGATACGATCGCCTGCTTACGTACGCCGGTGTCCAGAACAACAACGTGGGGACGATGTACCAGGCCGCTGGGTTCGAGCTTCTCGGGACGACGATAGCCGACCGGAGTGACTGGCACTCTCGTGAGGGCCGTGCTGGGGGTGGAAGGTACCGGAAATGGCGCTACAGATACGTCCTCGCCAGTCATTCGATCGAGGCCCGACGGCCCGCCGGTCGCGTCAGTCCCGATCAGGCCCGCCTCACCGACCAGAACACACCAGCCGGACCTGCGTGTGCCTCTGCCCGCACGCTTGTCCAGGGGGAACTCGTCCAGACCCGGGAGGAGCGCCTGGCTCGTCGAGAAACCACCCTCATCACCGACGCCCGGGCGTTCCTCGATGAGTACGACTGTGGCGAATCTGACGACACCGCACCGCTCGTCGCGTGCTTCGCCTACCGGACGCCAGAAGACTCCCTGGTTGCCGTACTCTGCCTTCGAGACCACTCCGGGGAGCAGAACCCCCGGGACAACACCGAAGCCGTCACGCTGTCCACTGCGAGCGTCCAGACCGACGCCCTCGCTTACCCGGTGAACGTGCTTCGGGGACTCATCGCCGACGCCTGTGAGTGGGCTCGGCTCCACGGCTACGCGACTGTCGAGAACTACCTCACCGGGAACGTCGCGACCGCCGCAGTCGAGGGAATCGCTGGCCTCGAGATCGACTACGACCATCTTCGTGACCCATCCGTGGAGCCATCCGAACGAGCATCCTCGTCGTCGAGCTCCCCTTCTGTGTCTTCCGCGTAG
- a CDS encoding HFX_2341 family transcriptional regulator domain-containing protein, producing MESGMLTEMEREIASRIHIMPLGFEEERVYESAERLKADKVILLTHEGDEEETEYLKVVRAELDKRGIEIELTHCDLFDLYNSLGKFADKIREYENEDVYVNLSTGSKVTAIAGMIACMVFEATPYYVRAGKYEDAPSEIKDIVELPKYDIKAPDDQLIKLMILIQRHSDKGEVVTKGDLIDAGEEMELPFITEHDVKDKGQYRILDREIVNPLKEAGYIKLSKEGRSKRVELTDDGREAVNAFRSFV from the coding sequence ATGGAATCGGGGATGCTAACTGAGATGGAGCGAGAGATAGCTAGTCGAATCCACATAATGCCTCTCGGATTTGAAGAGGAAAGAGTGTACGAAAGTGCAGAACGGCTCAAAGCAGACAAAGTGATCCTACTGACTCACGAAGGTGATGAAGAAGAGACAGAGTATCTCAAGGTGGTCAGAGCCGAACTGGATAAGAGAGGCATCGAAATTGAACTCACTCACTGCGATCTATTCGATCTATACAATTCTCTCGGGAAATTTGCCGATAAAATCAGAGAATATGAGAATGAAGATGTCTACGTGAATCTCTCTACCGGAAGCAAGGTCACCGCCATCGCGGGGATGATCGCTTGCATGGTTTTTGAAGCCACTCCGTATTATGTCCGAGCAGGGAAGTATGAAGACGCCCCGTCGGAAATCAAGGATATCGTTGAGCTACCAAAGTATGATATCAAAGCGCCAGACGATCAATTGATTAAGTTGATGATTCTGATTCAGCGACATTCCGATAAAGGAGAGGTAGTGACAAAGGGAGACCTAATTGACGCAGGCGAGGAAATGGAACTTCCCTTCATCACCGAACATGATGTGAAAGATAAAGGTCAGTATCGAATCCTTGATCGGGAGATAGTCAACCCACTGAAAGAAGCAGGCTACATCAAACTATCAAAGGAAGGCCGAAGCAAGCGCGTAGAGCTGACCGATGACGGCCGGGAAGCAGTCAACGCGTTCCGAAGTTTCGTATAA
- a CDS encoding winged helix-turn-helix domain-containing protein, which yields MATIHKEVKDFLDDNGRSTTGDMSSELGYTTRQVRKACKDLLADDEIEGSKSKRIPAYIINGEYVVVTESRGQLLEIVKKHRPSAHSRAKAMSTDELQSFVRGDIADDVVGGPEIWEFWQ from the coding sequence ATGGCAACCATACACAAGGAGGTCAAGGACTTCCTGGACGACAACGGTCGGTCGACGACTGGAGATATGTCCAGCGAACTCGGGTACACCACTCGGCAGGTTCGGAAGGCTTGCAAGGACCTCCTCGCTGACGACGAGATCGAAGGCTCAAAGTCTAAGCGCATTCCCGCGTACATAATCAACGGTGAGTACGTCGTTGTGACTGAGAGTCGAGGTCAACTCTTGGAGATCGTCAAGAAGCATCGACCCAGCGCTCATTCGCGAGCAAAGGCGATGTCGACGGACGAACTCCAGAGTTTCGTCCGTGGCGATATCGCGGACGACGTCGTCGGAGGACCCGAAATCTGGGAGTTCTGGCAGTAG
- a CDS encoding deazapurine DNA modification protein DpdA family protein has product MRFKFHYTVGSGSSRKAIGTAALAATNPDALDLDDLEALLAAGVDLNAIPHPGYAMISYARRDNRPFEGPNWFIDSGGYSVQKKFNHYPTSIDDYVAYLSEYDDQIEKYTLRDWACALDLLRDADRDIRTHQEWSIRDHVYCLEAAEDAGLTAEPVAVLQGHDIEGYLWSFDYLKEHGLASPTLGIGSILRPNKTSEVRAIIRELRDAIPSKYALHGFGISKTVLEDAGTLRALDSADTTSWHSKAAYARVTDPEWADRVPAWIRTLQAYMDYGDAVDELIAAAYADEAADPAAEPERSRVVPLSAFGAGESSRPDVADPLIECICGNLLDPNRHPYEENTAWCRFCERLQIDLWNRQFCVDDTNGVKTDETCPSQVL; this is encoded by the coding sequence GTGCGGTTCAAGTTCCACTACACGGTCGGGTCCGGATCATCGCGAAAAGCCATCGGGACGGCTGCACTTGCCGCCACAAATCCCGACGCACTCGATCTCGACGACCTGGAAGCGCTTCTCGCTGCTGGTGTCGACCTCAACGCCATCCCACACCCCGGATACGCGATGATATCCTACGCTCGCCGGGACAATCGCCCTTTCGAGGGGCCGAACTGGTTCATCGATTCCGGCGGGTACAGCGTTCAGAAGAAGTTCAACCATTATCCGACGAGCATCGACGACTATGTTGCCTACTTGAGCGAGTACGACGATCAAATCGAAAAGTACACGCTCCGGGATTGGGCGTGTGCCCTCGATCTTCTTCGCGACGCCGACCGGGATATCCGCACCCACCAGGAGTGGTCAATACGCGACCACGTCTACTGCTTGGAAGCTGCGGAGGACGCCGGTCTCACCGCCGAACCCGTTGCCGTCTTGCAGGGGCACGATATCGAAGGGTATCTGTGGTCGTTCGACTACCTCAAAGAGCACGGCCTCGCCTCACCAACGCTTGGCATCGGGTCAATTCTTCGCCCGAACAAAACAAGCGAAGTTCGGGCGATCATTCGGGAGTTGCGCGACGCCATCCCCTCGAAGTATGCGCTCCACGGGTTCGGAATCTCGAAGACCGTTCTTGAAGACGCCGGGACCCTCCGGGCACTCGATTCGGCCGATACGACGTCCTGGCACTCAAAAGCCGCTTATGCTCGGGTGACTGATCCCGAGTGGGCAGACCGCGTCCCTGCGTGGATTCGCACTCTCCAAGCGTACATGGACTACGGTGATGCCGTCGACGAACTCATCGCAGCTGCCTACGCCGACGAGGCGGCAGACCCAGCGGCCGAACCCGAGCGCTCGCGGGTCGTTCCCCTCAGCGCGTTCGGTGCCGGGGAGTCGAGCCGTCCTGACGTTGCCGACCCGTTGATTGAGTGTATCTGTGGAAACCTGCTCGATCCGAATCGACATCCATACGAGGAAAACACCGCCTGGTGTCGGTTCTGCGAACGACTCCAGATCGACTTGTGGAATAGGCAGTTCTGTGTGGACGATACCAACGGGGTCAAGACAGACGAGACATGCCCCTCACAAGTGCTGTAG